A window from Mus caroli chromosome 2, CAROLI_EIJ_v1.1, whole genome shotgun sequence encodes these proteins:
- the LOC110290381 gene encoding putative olfactory receptor 5AK3, giving the protein MTQYNETEVKGFYLLGFGVQHDIQCVLFIVFLIIYMASMVGNTGMILLIHTDSRLQTPMYFFLQHLAFVDICYTSAITPKMLQHFVVEDRYISFGGCAVQLLIYAIFATCDCYLLAAMAVDRYVAICKPLRYPILMSRKVCIQMVAGSYLVGSINSSVHTGFTFSLSYCKSNRINHFFCDVPPIISLSCSNIATNIKILVIFVGFNLIFTVLVVIFSYMYIMAAILKMSSAAGRKKTFSTCASHLTAVTIFYGTLAYMYLQPHSENSEENMKVASVFYGIVIPMLNPLIYSLRNKEVKDAIKLTKKKLFRFNTQ; this is encoded by the coding sequence ATGACACAATACAATGAGACTGAAGTCAAAGGCTTCTATCTCCTGGGATTTGGAGTCCAACATGATATTCAGTGTGTCCTCTTCATTGTGTTTCTTATCATTTACATGGCATCCATGGTGGGTAACACTGGGATGATTCTCCTAATCCACACTGACTCCAGACTTCAgacccccatgtacttcttcctacAACATCTGGCCTTTGTTGATATCTGTTATACATCTGCTATTACTCCCAAGATGCTACAACACTTTGTAGTGGAAGACAGATACATATCATTTGGAGGATGTGCAGTGCAATTACTGATCTACGCAATCTTTGCTACTTGTGACTGTTACCTCCTGGCAGCTATGGCAGTGGACCGCTATGTAGCCATCTGCAAACCACTTCGTTATCCTATACTCATGTCTCGAAAAGTCTGCATCCAGATGGTAGCTGGTTCCTATCTCGTTGGATCAATAAATTCTTCAGTACACACAGGCTTTACATTTTCATTGTCATACTGTAAATCTAATCGCATCAATCATTTTTTCTGTGATGTCCCCCCAATTATTAGCCTTTCCTGTTCCAACATTGCGACCAATATTAAGATTCTTGTTATCTTTGTTGGATTTAACCTGATATTCACTGTGTTGGTTGTTATCTTCTCCTACATGTACATCATGGCTGCCATCCTAAAGATGTCCTCTGCTGCAGGGAGGAAGAAAACCTTCTCCACATGTGCCTCCCACCTGACAGCAGTCACCATTTTCTATGGAACCCTTGCTTACATGTACTTACAGCCTCATTCAGAAAATTCTGAGGAGAATATGAAAGTGGCCTCTGTGTTTTATGGCATTGTGATCCCCATGCTGAACCCACTGATCTACAGCCTGAGAAACAAGGAGGTCAAAGATGCTATAAAATTGACAAAGAAAAAGTTATTTAGATTtaacacacaataa